From Roseburia hominis, the proteins below share one genomic window:
- a CDS encoding FMN-binding protein, whose translation MKEFWVRLISVAAIVIALLGYNSVLELRAKEDEIARLDARLKTAELTGNLAKEGEGEVSYRDGTFTGEAQGFGGPISVEVRIESGRIEEIQVVSAKQEDGAYLATAKDVIPVILEKQSAEVDAISGATFSSTGIRDAVAEALGTAIQ comes from the coding sequence ATGAAAGAATTTTGGGTCAGGCTGATCAGTGTAGCAGCGATTGTGATTGCCCTGCTGGGATATAATAGTGTTCTGGAACTTAGGGCGAAGGAGGACGAAATCGCAAGGCTTGACGCCCGTCTTAAGACAGCGGAGCTTACTGGAAATCTGGCAAAGGAAGGGGAAGGAGAGGTTTCCTATCGCGACGGAACTTTTACCGGAGAGGCCCAGGGATTTGGAGGGCCGATCTCGGTCGAGGTACGCATCGAGAGTGGAAGGATCGAGGAGATACAGGTCGTATCCGCCAAGCAGGAAGACGGGGCTTATCTGGCAACAGCAAAAGATGTGATTCCTGTCATATTGGAAAAGCAATCGGCCGAGGTGGACGCCATAAGCGGAGCGACATTTAGTTCGACCGGAATCCGTGATGCCGTTGCAGAGGCGCTGGGAACGGCGATTCAGTAG